CTTCTGTAACTTTCTTTCGTGGGGCGCAGTTTTGTGCTCTTCCACTAAAGCTTCAATTTCTTCTTTTCCAAGGAATGTATAGAATTTGATGAATCTTTCAGCATCTTCATCTGTAGCATTCAGCCAGAACTGGTAGAATTTATAAGGTGATGTTTTCTTTTTATCTAGCCAGTAGTTTTCTCCACTTTCAGATTTTCCAAATTTAGAACCGTCAGCCTTTGTGATCAATGGAACCGTTAATGCAAATGCTTCTCCACGTGCTTTTCTACGGATCAATTCTGTTCCTGTGGTGATATTTCCCCACTGGTCAGAGCCTCCCATCTGAAGCTTTACATTATTATTTTGATATAAGTGAAGGAAATCATATCCCTGAATTAACTGGTAAGTAAATTCTGTAAAACTCATTCCATCTGCACCAGATTCTCCGGAGAATCTCTTCTTCACAGAATCTTTAGCCATCATGTAGTTAACCGTGATGTTCTTTCCGATATTTTTAGCAAAATCAAGGAATGAAATATTCTTCATCCAGTCATAGTTGTTAACCAATTCAGCTTTATTCGGCTCATTTCCTTCAAAATTCAAAAATTTTGAAAGCTGATTTTTTAAGCAGTCAACATAATGTAAAAGAGTATCCTCGTCCAAAAGATTTCTTTCAGCCGATTTCCCGGATGGATCTCCAATCATTCCTGTAGCACCTCCCACCAAAGCGATAGGTTTGTGCCCATGTTGCTGGAAGTGCGCTAAAATTTTTATCTGAATAAGACTTCCGATATGTAAAGAATCGGCCGTTGGATCAAAACCAATATATGCAGTAGTTACCTCTTTATTCAGTTGTTCATCGGTTCCTGGCATCATATCGGCAAACAGACCACGCCATTTCAGTTCTTCTATAAAGGAATTCATTGATTTTTTACTTTAAAATTTTTATGGTGCAAAGATAATAAATTCAGAAGGAAGACAGCACAAAGTAAAGAAAGCGATTCCGCTAATGTTCTAATTAGCTTTTTTCACTTTTTATCCCTTTGCAATTCTGCCCTAAATACTCTATATTTGTTACTAATGAACGACGAACAGCTATTCCTGCTCATCCAGAAGGCCAAAGACAAAGATCAGAAGGCCCAGACTAAACTCATTAATATTTTTTGGGTGGATGTTTTCTCTTTTGTTATGAAAAAGGTAAGAGATGAAAACGATGCAGATGAGATTACCGTAAATGTTTTCTCTAAAGTATTGTCGAAACTGGATATGTTTGATCCCCATTTTCAGTTTAAAACGTGGGTGCTCACCATAGCTCAGAATACAGTTATTGATTTCTGGCGGAAAAAAAGCCGCGAAAATGAAGACTCCATTGAAAATCTTGACGAAGTTAAAAATCAGTTTGCAAAATCTCCCGAAGAACTTCTGATTTCTAAAGAAGAGCAAAAGAAAATCATCAAAACCATAGAATCTCTGGATGCCAACTATCAGGATATTATCAAGCTGAGGTTTTTTGAAGAAAAAAGTATTAAAGAAATTGCCGAAGAATTGGGGATTTCGGTGGCCAATACTAAAGTAAGGGTAATGCGAGCCAAAAAGGTTCTTGCAGAATTATTGAAGAATAATGAGTTTGATGATAATTAAGCGTC
This genomic window from Chryseobacterium sp. MEBOG06 contains:
- the tyrS gene encoding tyrosine--tRNA ligase, yielding MNSFIEELKWRGLFADMMPGTDEQLNKEVTTAYIGFDPTADSLHIGSLIQIKILAHFQQHGHKPIALVGGATGMIGDPSGKSAERNLLDEDTLLHYVDCLKNQLSKFLNFEGNEPNKAELVNNYDWMKNISFLDFAKNIGKNITVNYMMAKDSVKKRFSGESGADGMSFTEFTYQLIQGYDFLHLYQNNNVKLQMGGSDQWGNITTGTELIRRKARGEAFALTVPLITKADGSKFGKSESGENYWLDKKKTSPYKFYQFWLNATDEDAERFIKFYTFLGKEEIEALVEEHKTAPHERKLQKKLAEEVTVWVHGREEYEKALKASEILFGRSTSEDLISLDEEIFLEVFDGVPQKEVSKADVLGVNIIDLLSEKSGFLKSKSEAQREIKGNSISVNKEKVNDTFSANETDLIDGKFLLLQKGKKSYFIVKVN
- a CDS encoding RNA polymerase sigma factor; this translates as MNDEQLFLLIQKAKDKDQKAQTKLINIFWVDVFSFVMKKVRDENDADEITVNVFSKVLSKLDMFDPHFQFKTWVLTIAQNTVIDFWRKKSRENEDSIENLDEVKNQFAKSPEELLISKEEQKKIIKTIESLDANYQDIIKLRFFEEKSIKEIAEELGISVANTKVRVMRAKKVLAELLKNNEFDDN